One stretch of Amycolatopsis sp. NBC_00345 DNA includes these proteins:
- a CDS encoding aldo/keto reductase produces the protein MKYRTLGRTGIKVSPYCLGAMMFGAMGNPDHDESIRIVHKALDAGINFVDTADVYSGGESEEIVGKALKGRRDDVVLASKVHYPMGDDPNHQGNSRRWITTAVENSLRRLQTDHLDLYQVHRPDPAVDVEETLSALSGLIRSGKVRAIGASSFPASEIVEAQWVAERRGLERFRTEQPPYSIINRGIEREVLPVCRRYGMGTLVWSPLGQGLLTGRFRKGQPLDTHRSGGMPQHFGDERKLDVVEQLIPLAEKAGLPMTHLAMAFAIAHPGVTSAIIGPRTMAQLDDLLAGAMVTLEDEVLDRIDEIAPPGTDAGPNDVAYTPAAVSDVNLRRRDAADRSAA, from the coding sequence ATGAAGTACCGCACGCTGGGCCGGACCGGGATCAAGGTCAGCCCGTACTGCCTCGGCGCGATGATGTTCGGCGCCATGGGCAACCCCGACCACGACGAGTCGATCCGGATCGTCCACAAAGCACTGGACGCGGGGATCAACTTCGTCGACACCGCCGACGTGTACTCCGGCGGCGAATCCGAGGAGATCGTCGGCAAAGCGCTCAAAGGCCGCCGCGACGACGTCGTGCTCGCCAGCAAGGTGCACTACCCGATGGGCGACGACCCGAACCACCAGGGCAATTCACGGCGCTGGATCACCACCGCCGTCGAGAACTCCTTGCGCCGCCTGCAAACCGACCACCTCGACCTCTACCAGGTCCACCGGCCCGACCCGGCGGTCGACGTCGAGGAGACGCTCTCGGCCCTGTCCGGCCTGATCCGCAGCGGCAAGGTGCGCGCGATCGGCGCGTCGTCCTTCCCGGCTTCGGAGATCGTCGAGGCCCAGTGGGTGGCCGAGCGCCGCGGCCTGGAGCGCTTCCGGACCGAGCAACCGCCGTACTCGATCATCAACCGGGGCATCGAACGCGAGGTGCTGCCGGTCTGCCGGCGCTACGGGATGGGCACGCTGGTCTGGAGCCCGCTGGGCCAGGGCCTGCTGACCGGCCGATTCCGCAAGGGACAGCCGCTCGACACCCACCGGTCCGGCGGTATGCCGCAGCACTTCGGCGACGAGCGCAAACTCGACGTGGTCGAACAGCTCATCCCGCTCGCCGAGAAGGCCGGCCTGCCGATGACCCACCTCGCGATGGCGTTCGCGATCGCCCACCCGGGCGTCACGTCGGCGATCATCGGGCCGCGCACCATGGCACAGCTCGACGACCTGCTCGCCGGCGCCATGGTCACGCTGGAGGACGAGGTCCTCGACCGGATCGACGAGATCGCGCCGCCCGGCACCGACGCCGGGCCCAACGACGTGGCCTACACACCGGCAGCCGTCTCGGACGTGAACCTGCGCCGCCGGGACGCCGCCGATCGCTCCGCCGCCTGA
- a CDS encoding AraC family transcriptional regulator, producing the protein MPLDELRDLLQRHARPDGTTAVDGVRICRIDHAGDPESSMSGTVLAVVAHGRKRLALGERVYEYGAGQYLVASVDLPVTGHVIDPDPGRPTLGFGMTLEPAHIAELLLRAGPGDLPRSPGSAGPGIAVSDAPDELIDAIVRLLRLLDRPRDRKALVPLVEREILWRLMTGDQGEAVRQLGLADSSLTHISGAVRWIRENYAKPFRVEEVARLSGMSVSAFHRNFQAVTAMTPIQFQKQIRLQAARLLLANRPNDVSGVGHRVGYDNPSQFSREYRRQFGTPPSVDAVRMRGGTAPALP; encoded by the coding sequence ATGCCCCTCGACGAGCTTCGCGACCTGCTGCAGCGGCACGCGCGACCCGACGGGACCACCGCCGTCGACGGTGTCCGGATCTGCCGGATCGACCACGCCGGCGACCCGGAATCCTCGATGTCCGGCACGGTGCTGGCGGTCGTCGCCCACGGCAGGAAGCGGCTGGCGCTGGGCGAGCGCGTCTACGAGTACGGCGCCGGCCAGTACCTCGTCGCCTCGGTCGACCTCCCGGTGACCGGGCACGTCATCGACCCCGATCCGGGCCGGCCCACGCTCGGGTTCGGGATGACCCTGGAGCCCGCCCACATCGCCGAGTTGCTGCTGCGGGCCGGACCGGGGGATCTCCCGCGCTCCCCCGGATCCGCGGGCCCGGGAATCGCGGTCAGCGACGCCCCGGACGAGCTGATCGACGCGATTGTTCGGCTGCTGCGCCTGCTCGACCGGCCACGGGACCGCAAGGCGCTGGTCCCGCTGGTCGAGCGCGAGATCCTCTGGCGGCTGATGACCGGGGACCAGGGCGAGGCCGTCCGCCAGCTCGGGCTGGCCGACAGCAGCCTGACGCACATCAGCGGTGCGGTGCGGTGGATCCGGGAGAACTACGCCAAGCCGTTCCGGGTCGAAGAAGTCGCCCGGCTTTCGGGGATGAGCGTCTCGGCTTTCCACCGGAACTTCCAAGCGGTGACGGCGATGACGCCGATCCAGTTCCAGAAGCAGATCCGGCTGCAGGCGGCGAGACTGCTGCTGGCGAACCGCCCGAACGACGTGTCCGGCGTCGGTCATCGCGTCGGCTACGACAATCCGTCCCAGTTCAGCCGGGAGTACCGGCGCCAGTTCGGTACTCCGCCCAGCGTCGATGCCGTGCGCATGCGCGGGGGAACCGCTCCCGCGCTGCCATGA
- a CDS encoding alpha/beta hydrolase: MTNSKLAIGAVVVVGALIAAAGPALADASGQPAVPQRFLQQKIDWKPGFKPGQTPAGYQGKPGVDRYEVGTMTVPQDWHHPDDGKTITVAVSRIRNDNGAPHGSLVINPGGPGEPGLTMPLLFSKNARTRMLDNFELVSFDPRGVGKSTHVSCGGALANGADLDPRNRSWANLTAIQDASEQNQRDCQRAEGDLGPTITTEQTDDDVDLLRALLGREKISWLGWSAGTWMGAHYATQFPSRVDKFVLDSNTDFTTDLDTSWSTQPMGFQRRFDQDFRPWAAKYDNVFHLGRTSADITASYEWMRAALADQPIDDPELGKMGPNDLDSLITLNLYSADKQFVKLGNSLSALRKVLDQRDGGDELVRAKQQLQAGLSELGLLGPRGKLRKAGAAGSDPQEQEAESTVFNTILCNDTPWHGTRASRIVQSARLGLRYPLIGWSWAGQICDTWQPPAGLALPTPTGDGLPPVLMVQDRLDPATPYEGAVKAHAAFANSRMVHIDGVGDHCVYLDGVPEIDNLVESFYLDGATPPRDSDLHVRKPLPVPAADGKTDTAKEKAASNPLVDSRQLTAELAGKLNL; encoded by the coding sequence ATGACCAATTCGAAACTGGCCATCGGTGCAGTGGTCGTGGTGGGCGCGCTGATCGCCGCCGCGGGGCCCGCGCTGGCGGACGCGTCCGGGCAACCGGCTGTCCCGCAACGGTTTCTGCAGCAGAAGATCGACTGGAAGCCCGGGTTCAAGCCGGGCCAGACCCCGGCCGGCTACCAGGGCAAGCCGGGCGTCGACCGTTACGAGGTCGGGACCATGACCGTCCCGCAGGACTGGCACCATCCCGATGACGGCAAGACGATCACGGTCGCGGTCAGCCGGATCCGCAACGACAACGGCGCCCCGCACGGCAGCCTGGTGATCAACCCGGGCGGCCCCGGTGAGCCCGGCCTGACGATGCCACTGCTGTTCAGCAAGAACGCGCGCACCCGGATGCTCGACAACTTCGAACTCGTCAGCTTCGACCCGCGCGGCGTCGGCAAGAGCACCCACGTCAGCTGCGGCGGCGCGCTGGCCAACGGCGCCGACCTGGACCCGCGTAACCGCAGCTGGGCCAACCTCACCGCCATCCAGGACGCCAGCGAACAGAACCAGCGCGACTGCCAGCGGGCCGAGGGCGACCTCGGCCCCACGATCACCACCGAGCAGACCGACGACGACGTCGACCTGCTGCGCGCCCTGCTGGGCCGGGAGAAGATCAGCTGGCTCGGCTGGTCGGCAGGCACCTGGATGGGCGCGCACTACGCGACCCAGTTCCCGTCGCGAGTGGACAAGTTCGTGCTCGACTCGAACACGGACTTCACCACCGACCTGGACACGTCGTGGAGCACTCAGCCGATGGGGTTCCAGCGCCGGTTCGACCAGGATTTCCGGCCGTGGGCGGCGAAGTACGACAACGTCTTCCACTTGGGAAGGACGTCCGCGGACATCACCGCGTCGTACGAGTGGATGCGGGCCGCGCTGGCCGACCAGCCGATCGACGACCCCGAGCTGGGAAAGATGGGGCCGAACGACCTGGACAGCCTGATCACGCTCAACCTGTACTCGGCGGACAAGCAGTTCGTGAAGCTGGGCAATTCACTCAGCGCGCTGCGGAAGGTCCTCGACCAGCGCGACGGCGGTGACGAACTCGTCCGCGCCAAGCAGCAACTGCAGGCCGGCCTCAGCGAACTGGGCCTGCTCGGCCCGCGTGGCAAGCTCCGGAAGGCGGGCGCCGCCGGGAGTGACCCCCAGGAGCAGGAAGCCGAAAGCACGGTGTTCAACACCATCCTCTGCAACGACACCCCTTGGCACGGCACCCGCGCCTCGCGCATCGTGCAGTCGGCCCGGCTCGGCCTGCGGTACCCGCTGATCGGCTGGAGCTGGGCCGGCCAGATCTGTGACACCTGGCAGCCGCCCGCCGGCCTGGCCCTGCCGACCCCGACCGGCGACGGCCTGCCGCCGGTCCTGATGGTGCAGGACCGGCTCGACCCGGCCACCCCGTACGAAGGCGCGGTCAAGGCCCACGCGGCGTTCGCGAACTCCCGCATGGTGCACATCGACGGCGTCGGCGACCACTGCGTCTACCTCGACGGCGTCCCGGAAATCGACAACCTGGTGGAGAGCTTCTACCTCGACGGCGCCACCCCGCCGCGGGACAGCGATCTCCACGTGCGCAAACCACTCCCGGTCCCGGCCGCCGACGGCAAGACCGACACCGCCAAGGAAAAGGCCGCGAGCAACCCGTTGGTCGACAGCCGGCAGCTCACCGCCGAACTCGCCGGGAAGCTGAACCTCTGA
- the mpaB gene encoding daptide biosynthesis RiPP recognition protein has product MGERELGLVSGISHDLMRWALGRDPVRDAFAEQRFCRAVVLENGEHLAAVLATDVAGPGTTLFVPGADAAPAGGPVVVGYGGSLGEPGAELSLNDEFYLQTQAYGVSEYISVLGPTVVRIAEPGDFPAYLADADRARAEGVFADFLTHPAIQLADLSALGAGPRQDGPRTRLYVAADGGVSTAPGGRRIGEIGDGLDRLEAAWAAINAESDQPCAVCLGAVVDEAERARALAERPWLGRYLAAVAGIRDLRARGSFDVRVSGFGDRLLPALAEVPSPADATSSELPLLLWTRDAAYVTGERTFKLDLDAGKLAEALLVTGSVDAAAGHVTSSLGLTEAAAREALHLVNGARLTAEPAGAR; this is encoded by the coding sequence ATGGGGGAACGGGAGCTGGGGCTCGTGAGCGGGATTTCGCACGACTTGATGCGCTGGGCGCTGGGCCGGGACCCGGTGCGTGACGCTTTCGCGGAACAGCGGTTCTGCCGCGCGGTGGTACTGGAGAACGGCGAACACCTCGCCGCGGTCCTGGCGACGGACGTGGCCGGTCCGGGGACGACGCTGTTCGTCCCCGGTGCGGACGCGGCGCCCGCCGGGGGACCGGTGGTCGTGGGGTACGGCGGATCGCTGGGGGAACCCGGCGCGGAACTGTCGCTGAACGACGAGTTCTATCTGCAGACCCAGGCGTACGGGGTCAGCGAATACATTTCCGTGCTCGGCCCGACCGTGGTCCGGATAGCCGAACCCGGCGATTTCCCCGCTTATCTGGCCGACGCCGACCGAGCGCGCGCCGAGGGCGTTTTCGCGGATTTCCTCACCCATCCCGCCATCCAGCTCGCGGACCTTTCCGCGCTGGGTGCCGGTCCGCGGCAGGACGGTCCCCGGACGCGGCTCTACGTGGCCGCGGACGGCGGTGTCAGCACGGCCCCCGGCGGACGCCGGATCGGTGAAATCGGTGACGGGCTCGACCGGCTCGAGGCGGCATGGGCCGCGATCAACGCCGAGAGCGACCAGCCTTGCGCCGTTTGCCTTGGCGCGGTGGTCGACGAAGCCGAGCGGGCCCGCGCGCTCGCCGAGCGTCCTTGGCTGGGCCGGTACCTGGCCGCGGTCGCGGGGATCCGCGATCTGCGCGCCCGTGGCTCCTTCGACGTGCGGGTCTCCGGGTTCGGTGACCGCCTGCTGCCCGCGCTCGCCGAAGTGCCCTCGCCTGCGGACGCGACGTCCAGCGAGCTGCCGCTGCTGTTGTGGACGCGCGACGCCGCGTACGTGACCGGTGAACGCACCTTCAAGCTCGATCTCGACGCCGGGAAGCTGGCCGAGGCGCTGCTCGTCACCGGTTCGGTCGACGCGGCCGCCGGGCACGTGACGTCGTCGCTCGGCCTGACCGAGGCCGCGGCTCGCGAGGCCCTGCACCTGGTGAACGGTGCTCGCCTGACCGCGGAACCGGCCGGTGCCCGATGA
- the mpaM gene encoding daptide-type RiPP biosynthesis methyltransferase has protein sequence MRPPAPPGTAGRRLAELGDGVVLRDLYDEHGSAVYHSLAGGDTHEIRELVRAVRPHPGPVLELGAGSGRHTLPLLALGREVTALDLSEGMLELLSARLRDVPALRDRCTVVHGDMTAFSLGRRFGVIVLGTTSVSLLDERGRAGLYAAVREHLAPGGVFLLSTVEVTPEAAEQVEFEQAFLDPRTDRGHVLYEYIGAGSRTVTILPAEPGPGPVDVYTTTIRMLPAELLVAELADAGIAVRTTHPLPAPSDRHRAVLLEAEVSR, from the coding sequence ATGAGACCCCCGGCCCCGCCGGGCACCGCCGGGCGGCGGCTCGCGGAGCTGGGCGACGGCGTCGTCCTGCGTGACCTGTACGACGAGCACGGCTCGGCCGTCTACCACAGCCTGGCGGGCGGTGACACGCACGAGATCCGGGAGCTGGTCCGCGCGGTCCGGCCGCATCCGGGCCCGGTGCTCGAACTGGGCGCGGGGTCCGGGCGGCACACCCTGCCGCTGCTTGCGCTCGGCCGGGAGGTCACCGCGCTCGACCTGTCCGAAGGCATGCTGGAGCTGCTGTCCGCGCGCTTGCGTGACGTGCCGGCGCTGCGTGACCGCTGCACGGTCGTCCACGGTGACATGACCGCGTTCTCGCTGGGCCGGCGGTTCGGGGTGATCGTGCTCGGCACGACGTCCGTCTCCTTGCTCGACGAACGCGGACGCGCCGGGCTCTACGCCGCGGTGCGCGAACACCTGGCGCCCGGTGGGGTCTTCCTGCTGTCCACAGTGGAGGTGACGCCCGAAGCGGCCGAGCAGGTCGAGTTCGAGCAGGCGTTCCTCGACCCGCGGACCGATCGCGGCCACGTGCTGTACGAGTACATCGGAGCCGGCTCCCGCACGGTCACGATCCTGCCCGCCGAACCGGGCCCCGGTCCGGTCGACGTCTACACCACGACGATCAGGATGCTGCCCGCCGAGCTGCTCGTCGCGGAGCTCGCCGACGCCGGGATCGCTGTCCGCACAACACATCCGCTGCCCGCGCCGAGCGACCGCCATCGCGCGGTGCTGCTGGAAGCCGAGGTGTCCCGATGA
- the mpaD gene encoding daptide-type RiPP biosynthesis aminotransferase, with amino-acid sequence MTLWPSLLPPSQHGDDELCAVSAEGVRVRFADGRELLCGTSGLWNTNLGYGNPVIAQASADALLKASYLTVFRYENSYARAAAEALVEVCGGEHYGKVLFSTSGGAANDLVMKLARHYHALRGDTARTLVCGLRGSYHGLTFGSFALTGEDLGQRLYGVDQRLVRHVTPNDPAELATLMERQGSRIAAVVVEPVLGSGAVPLSEEFLAELIRLRERYGFLLVADEVATGFGRTGSFFASQRWASRPDLLVTSKGLTNGTSAASAVVVSRRVAEVFTAADAMLSHGETQAGTPVTCAAILATIDEMRRLDAVAAGRRLSARLDTELAALVAEDPHVESVTGLGCFRAVRLRRPDGSPLPQAEVPEVVTAIRRAGALVHPGVNGFQLIPALTYSEEDLAELLACVRAGLAAHSGASR; translated from the coding sequence ATGACGCTCTGGCCCTCGCTGCTGCCGCCTTCGCAGCACGGGGACGACGAGCTGTGCGCCGTTTCGGCGGAAGGGGTCCGGGTCCGCTTCGCCGACGGGCGCGAACTGCTCTGCGGGACCAGCGGGCTCTGGAACACCAACCTCGGCTACGGCAACCCGGTGATCGCGCAGGCGTCGGCCGACGCGTTGCTCAAGGCGTCCTACCTGACCGTCTTCCGCTACGAGAACTCCTATGCGCGGGCGGCCGCCGAGGCACTCGTCGAGGTCTGCGGCGGCGAGCACTACGGCAAGGTGCTGTTCTCGACCTCCGGCGGCGCGGCCAACGACCTGGTCATGAAGCTCGCCCGGCACTACCACGCGCTGCGCGGGGACACGGCCCGCACGCTGGTGTGCGGTCTCCGGGGCAGCTATCACGGCCTGACCTTCGGCAGCTTCGCCCTCACCGGCGAGGACCTCGGGCAGCGGCTGTACGGCGTCGACCAGCGGCTGGTCCGCCACGTCACGCCGAACGACCCGGCCGAGCTGGCCACGCTGATGGAACGCCAGGGCAGCCGGATCGCGGCCGTCGTCGTGGAGCCGGTGCTCGGCAGCGGCGCGGTGCCGTTGAGCGAGGAGTTCCTGGCCGAGCTGATCCGGCTGCGGGAGCGGTACGGCTTCCTCCTGGTCGCCGACGAGGTGGCCACCGGATTCGGCCGCACTGGCAGCTTCTTCGCGTCCCAGCGCTGGGCGAGCCGGCCCGACCTGCTGGTCACTTCGAAAGGCCTGACCAACGGGACGAGCGCTGCCTCGGCCGTCGTCGTGTCGCGCCGGGTCGCGGAGGTCTTCACCGCGGCCGACGCGATGCTGAGCCACGGGGAAACCCAGGCGGGCACGCCCGTCACCTGCGCCGCGATCCTCGCCACGATCGACGAAATGCGCCGCCTCGACGCGGTGGCCGCGGGCCGGCGCCTGTCCGCCCGGCTCGACACCGAACTCGCGGCGCTGGTGGCCGAGGACCCGCACGTCGAGTCGGTCACCGGCCTGGGCTGCTTCCGCGCGGTGCGGCTCCGGCGGCCGGACGGGAGCCCGCTGCCCCAGGCGGAGGTGCCCGAGGTCGTCACGGCGATCCGGCGGGCGGGCGCGCTCGTGCACCCGGGGGTCAACGGTTTCCAGCTCATCCCGGCGCTGACCTACTCCGAAGAGGACCTCGCGGAACTGCTGGCCTGTGTCCGGGCGGGTCTCGCTGCCCACTCGGGCGCGTCGCGGTGA
- the mpaC gene encoding daptide-type RiPP biosynthesis dehydogenase, with protein MGVLYSPTRVLFGCDGLPSRLAGRPERRVTLLLDSGVADSVIAATIRRQLTHARLQADVVVLTGAGTLESVLGLADRLAGTELVVGVGGGSLLDQAKLATTLRDNPAARRHLTVPQRTGLLALPPHIVRAVPLVLVPTTLGTGSELSTSACLDYPQGKRLIMGEALLPDVAVLDPAATATLPGELVAEGVLEALCRLINPYVGGHDDQVTEDALVEAIAGRLMTLGHRVGAAVTGAVPDAVPDPVRAEIAKLSGLSHSGWVHQGRSPYSVKGWLVTNELSSVLGVRKMTAVAAFLPVLWQAVADGDTRLGSAPRLARLWERLRVTDLTLPADPVAGARALIGSWGVHHRLEATPEQLAEVARRVVRSWGAGLPMLGGLSAAEVLAMVTDAAAAAKTSVP; from the coding sequence GTGGGCGTGCTGTACAGCCCGACCAGGGTGCTGTTCGGCTGTGACGGGCTGCCGAGCCGGCTCGCCGGGCGGCCGGAGCGGCGGGTCACGCTGCTGCTCGACTCGGGGGTCGCCGACAGCGTCATCGCGGCGACGATCCGACGGCAGCTGACGCACGCGCGGCTGCAGGCCGACGTCGTCGTGCTGACCGGTGCCGGCACGCTCGAGAGCGTCCTCGGGCTGGCCGACCGGCTGGCGGGCACCGAGCTGGTCGTCGGCGTCGGCGGCGGTTCGCTGCTCGACCAGGCGAAGCTGGCCACGACGCTGCGGGACAACCCGGCGGCGCGGCGGCATCTCACCGTGCCGCAGCGCACCGGCCTGCTGGCGCTGCCGCCCCACATCGTGCGCGCCGTCCCGCTGGTGCTGGTGCCGACGACGCTGGGGACGGGCTCGGAGCTCAGCACCTCGGCCTGCCTCGACTACCCGCAGGGCAAGCGGCTGATCATGGGGGAGGCGCTGCTGCCGGACGTGGCGGTGCTCGACCCGGCCGCGACCGCCACGCTGCCCGGTGAGCTCGTCGCCGAAGGGGTGCTGGAGGCGTTGTGCCGCCTGATCAACCCGTACGTCGGCGGCCACGACGACCAGGTGACCGAGGACGCGCTGGTCGAGGCGATCGCGGGGCGGCTGATGACGCTGGGGCACCGCGTCGGGGCCGCGGTGACCGGCGCCGTGCCAGACGCGGTGCCTGACCCCGTGCGGGCCGAGATCGCCAAGCTCAGCGGGCTGAGCCACAGCGGCTGGGTCCACCAGGGCCGCAGCCCGTACTCGGTGAAGGGCTGGCTCGTCACCAACGAGCTGTCCTCGGTGCTGGGCGTCCGCAAGATGACCGCGGTCGCCGCGTTCCTGCCCGTGCTGTGGCAGGCCGTCGCCGACGGGGACACCCGGCTGGGGTCGGCGCCGCGGCTGGCCCGGCTGTGGGAGCGGCTGCGCGTCACCGACCTCACGCTGCCGGCGGACCCGGTCGCGGGCGCGCGGGCGCTGATCGGCTCGTGGGGCGTGCACCACCGGCTGGAGGCGACGCCGGAGCAGCTCGCCGAGGTCGCGCGCCGGGTCGTCCGGTCCTGGGGCGCGGGCCTGCCCATGCTCGGCGGGCTCTCCGCCGCCGAAGTCCTGGCCATGGTGACCGACGCGGCGGCGGCCGCCAAGACTTCCGTGCCGTGA